Proteins co-encoded in one Bemisia tabaci chromosome 9, PGI_BMITA_v3 genomic window:
- the mRpS18A gene encoding large ribosomal subunit protein mL66, whose amino-acid sequence MFGRIISFSASNLKALLPASISRCTRQLHITAPVAVKQIIETRKDKQLIIEGVYMNSPREETLLRHNEDSDACAVCRLNVEIKHTDVLILSQFIRKDGCMLPRRITGLCRLQQRRIGNMVAMANKAGLMTSLLPRARERDPYKRRKEHLKFKVYYDESTIKPPKDPFAPRKLVPKDNWF is encoded by the exons ATGTTCGGAAGAATAATTAGCTTCTCTGCTTCCAATCTAAAAGCATTGTTACCAGCAAGCATTAGCAGATGCACGAGACAGCTTCACATTACTGCCCCTGTTGCGGTCAAACAAA ttattgAAACCCGTAAAGACAAGCAACTTATAATTGAAGGTGTTTACATGAATTCTCCCCGTGAGGAAACTCTGTTGAGACACAACGAAGATTCTGATGCTTGTGCAGTTTGTCGTCTAAACGTGGAGATAAAACACACG GATGTGCTAATTTTGAGCCAGTTTATTCGAAAAGATGGATGTATGCTACCTCGGAGGATCACAGGCTTATGCAGATTACAGCAGAGACGAATTGGCAACATGGTAGCGATGGCAAACAAAGCTG GTTTAATGACATCTCTACTTCCGAGGGCCCGAGAGAGGGATCCATACAAGAGGCGAAAGGAACATCTCAAATTCAAGGTGTACTACGATGAGTCCACAATCAAGCCGCCCAAAGACCCGTTTGCTCCGCGGAAACTTGTCCCTAAAGACAATTGGTTCTAA
- the LOC109034685 gene encoding RING finger protein 141: MGQNQSVESIIPKSVENFVEENMLQHTRWLTEISSLTYEEFLEYIVQLNVLSQRCVDCNGKQLMFAVKKGTDATLLWKATVKIACVKLDPTTKKIESCKLLNLPQFLKVFKALQYQVTTAQQMESVSSCSNGMTASTVLREIDNAIHEEGISRTADGVIPESKLTECCICLERKPDVMLPCAHSYCHVCLEQWKVNNSTCPVCRETISNKDESWVISEAPNSLEISEQIFTSLLKIADSPDSS; encoded by the exons ATGGGTCAAAATCAGAGTGTTGAGTCCATCATtccaaaatcagtggaaaactTTGTAGAAGAAAATATGTTGCAACACACACGATGGCTAACAGAGATTTCCTCTTTAACGTATGAAGAATTTTTGGAGTACATCGTCCAGTTAAATGTATT GTCTCAGCGATGTGTCGACTGCAATGGAAAACAGCTCATGTTCGCTGTAAAGAAAGGCACTGATGCAACACTTCTTTGGAAAGCAACAGTAAAAATAGCGTGTGTCAAACTTGATCCAACCACAAAGAAGATAGAGTCATGTAAACTTCTAAACCTTCCCCAATTTTTGAAA GTGTTCAAAGCTCTTCAGTATCAAGTCACTACTGCGCAGCAAATGGAGAGTGTGTCATCATGTAGCAATGGAATGACGGCTTCTACAGTTTTAAGAGAAATTGACAACGCAATCCACGAGGAGGGCATTAGTCGAACAGCGGATGGGGTAATACCAGAAAGTAAATTGACTGAGTGTTGCATTTGCCTCGAGAGGAAGCCAGACGTTATGCTGCCTTGTGCTCATTCCTATTGTCATGTTTGTCTCGAGCAGTG GAAAGTGAACAACTCTACCTGCCCGGTATGTCGAGAGACTATTTCTAACAAAGACGAGTCATGGGTAATCTCAGAAGCACCCAACTCGCTGGAAATCAGTGAGCAGATTTTTACCTCCTTACTCAAGATAGCTGATTCTCCAGACTCCTCATAA